From a single Nothobranchius furzeri strain GRZ-AD chromosome 7, NfurGRZ-RIMD1, whole genome shotgun sequence genomic region:
- the LOC107382512 gene encoding tyrosine-protein kinase yes, with amino-acid sequence MGCVKSKEDKGPTMKYQTDNSLGSDASAATSMPHAGHYGPDPTQPLQNQASAASGAVNFNHSLAPFGGSSAAITPFGGTSTSFSGPVSNSFSGAVSSGVTFFVALYDYEARTSDDLTFKKGDRFQIINNTEGDWWEARSINTGKKGYIPSNYVAPADSIQAEEWYFGKMGRKDAERLLLIPGNNQGTFLVRESETTKGAYSLSIRDWDDAKGDNVKHYKIRKLDSGGYYITTRAQFDTLQKLVKHYTEHADGLCHKLTTVCPTVKPQTQGLAKDAWEIPRDSLQLEVKLGQGCFGEVWMGTWNGTTKVAIKTLKPGTMSPEAFLQEAQIMKKLRHDKLVPLYAVVSEEPIYIVTEYMSKGSLLDFIKEGDGKFLTLVTLVDMAAKIADGMAFIERMNYIHRDLRAANILVGENLACKIADFGLARLIEDNEYTARQGAKFPIKWTAPEAALYGRFTIKSDVWSFGILLTELVTKGRVPYPGMVNREVLEQVERGYRMPCPQGCPESLHDMMGLCWKKEPDERPTFEYLQSFLEDYFTATEPQYQPGENL; translated from the exons ATGGGCTGTGTTAAGAGCAAAGAGGACAAAGGTCCTACCATGAAGTACCAGACGGACAATTCCCTGGGCTCAGACGCCAGTGCTGCCACCTCTATGCCTCATGCCGGGCACTATGGGCCGGATCCGACACAGCCACTGCAGAACCAGGCTTCAGCTGCTTCTGGAGCTGTGAATTTCAACCACAGCCTCGCACCGTTTGGAGGCTCCTCTGCTGCTATAACTCCTTTTGGTGGAACATCCACTTCCTTCTCGGGTCCAGTGTCCAACTCCTTCTCTGGTGCTGTTTCAA GTGGTGTCACCTTTTTTGTTGCCTTGTACGACTACGAAGCCAGAACATCAGACGATCTTACGTTTAAAAAAGGAGATCGCTTTCAGATCATCAACAACAC AGAAGGAGACTGGTGGGAGGCTCGCTCCATCAACACAGGGAAGAAAGGCTACATCCCCAGCAATTATGTGGCCCCTGCTGACTCCATTCAGGCTGAAGA GTGGTACTTTGGCAAAATGGGACGTAAAGATGCTGAAAGGTTACTGCTCATTCCTGGGAATAATCAAGGCACTTTCCTTGTGCGAGAAAGTGAAACAACTAAAG GTGCTTATTCTCTCTCCATACGAGACTGGGACGACGCCAAAGGAGACAATGTGAAACACTACAAGATTCGCAAGCTGGATAGCGGGGGCTACTACATCACCACGCGAGCTCAGTTTGACACGCTGCAGAAGCTCGTCAAACACTATACAG AACATGCTGACGGACTCTGTCACAAACTAACCACGGTTTGCCCCACCGTCAAGCCTCAGACTCAGGGACTCGCTAAAGACGCCTGGGAGATTCCAAGGGATTCTTTGCAGCTGGAGGTCAAACTAGGCCAGGGCTGCTTTGGAGAGGTCTGGATGG GCACGTGGAACGGCACCACCAAGGTGGCCATAAAGACGCTGAAGCCGGGCACCATGTCGCCCGAGGCCTTCCTCCAGGAGGCTCAGATCATGAAGAAGCTCAGGCACGACAAACTTGTGCCTCTTTACGCAGTCGTGTCCGAGGAACCCATCTATATAGTCACAGAGTACATGTCTAAAG GAAGTTTGCTTGACTTCATTAAAGAAGGTGATGGTAAATTCTTGACACTTGTCACGCTGGTGGATATGGCAGCAAAG attGCAGATGGGATGGCGTTCATTGAGAGGAtgaattacattcacagagatctGCGTGCAGCAAATATACTGGTGGGAGAGAACTTGGCGTGTAAAATCGCCGACTTCGGTCTGGCCAGGTTGATAGAAGACAACGAGTACACAGCGAGGCAAG GAGCCAAATTCCCCATCAAATGGACTGCGCCAGAGGCGGCGCTGTACGGACGCTTCACCATCAAGTCTGATGTCTGGTCCTTCGGGATCCTCCTCACCGAGCTTGTAACCAAAGGCAGAGTGCCCTACCCAG GTATGGTGAACCGGGAGGTTCTGGAGCAGGTGGAGCGAGGCTACCGAATGCCCTGCCCTCAGGGCTGCCCTGAGTCTCTGCATGACATGATGGGGCTCTGCTGGAAGAAGGAGCCAGACGAGAGGCCCACCTTCGAGTACCTGCAGTCCTTCCTGGAGGATTATTTCACCGCCACAGAGCCTCAGTACCAACCTGGAGAAAACCTATAG